A stretch of DNA from Synechococcus sp. PROS-9-1:
TGTGGACACCGCCGATTCCTACGGCACGGGTCGCCTCAATGGGCGCAGCGAACTGTTGCTGGGTCAGTTTCTACGCGCCATGGATCCTGCTCAGTCCAGGCAGCTCAAGGTGGCAACCAAGCTGGCACCATTCCCTTGGCGGCTGGGGCGCAGCGGCTTTAAGCGTGCCTTTGATGCCAGCAAAAAGCGGTTGGGAGGGCATTTGGATCGCATCCAATTGCATTGGAGTACTGCTCGGTATGCCCCTTGGCAAGAGTTGCCTTTGCTCGATGGGCTTGGAGACCTCGTCGAGCAAGGCTTGGTGCCAGAACTTGGCTTGTCCAACGTGGGACCGAAGCGTCTTCGCTTCCTGCATGGACATCTCTTGACCAGAGGGATCCGACTTCAGAGCGTTCAAGTTCAGCTCTCTCTGCTCGCACCTGAACCAGTCCTGAGTTGCGAGTTGGCGCAAGTGTGCCAGGAGCTTGGTGTTGAGTTGTTGGCCTATAGCCCCCTAGCCCTCGGCATTTTGGCGATCCCTCCGGGAGTGCAAGGCAACACCTCAACGCTGCTGCGATCAAGGTTGTTTCAGCGCTTGCTACCCGCCAGTGAGGATTTGCGTTCGCTGATGGGTGAGATCGCTGCACAACGAAGCGCCTCGATGGCACAAGTGGCTTTGAATTGGTGCCGGGCCCATGGAGCTTGCCCGATTCCTGGGCTAAGGCGGCCAGCCCAAGCTCTCGATGCGGCCGCAGCTTTGCATTGGTCGTTGAATGCAACCGAGAGGCAATCGTTGGATCAACTCAGCCAACGAACAGCGGCACGCATGCCAGCAAATCCATTTCAGAGTGCCTGATCAGCAGGATCAGGATCGGGACTTACAACCACTGGCAAGGATGATGATTTGCTCTGGAAGGGAATGATCTTCACCGGGGGCACCGGGGTCTCCGGGATCACCGGTGAAGGATCAGAACTCTCTTCCTGCACCTTGGATTGTTCACATGCATTCAATGCTTCTTGAAGCAGTGAATCGAATGTGGCACCTGGCAAACGATGCCTGGCGATTTCGAGAAATGTTCTTGGTAAAGACTCCCCCGCTGCACTCAGGACAGCTGGGTTGTCACGGCGCTGCTGCTGCTCTTCTTCAATGGCACGAAGAAAGCGATGCGTTACATCACGCTTCGTACACGCTTTGATCAGGGTGTCTCGGTCGGCAATTGGCTGATCGGCAATCTCTTCAAGTTCAACAATCCTGCGCTCGAGGCTTTCGAGAACTTCGGCAGCTTCTTTTGTGATATTTGCGAGTTGTCCGTCCGACAGGAAGGGCATATCTGCAACAAAGACTTTTCCGTGATCTTTGAGGGCTAAAAAGGTAGGCCTAGGTCCTTGCCGATGACCTGATGCACGGTCATAATTTCCGCCAAGAGGCCGGCGTGGAGGCGTAGGTCCAGCAGAAGCTCGTCTACGAGTTGTTCTTTGAATTCTATCGAAAGCCATTTCTAGTTAAAAATTAACGCTCTATTTGCGGCGAATGCCGAGGTGCCTTGACAACACTAACGATTGAAACCCTGACAAGGTTTGAGAGCCCAGCCAGTTTCAAGAGCTTACGGATCTAATTGTATATGGAGCAGAACTCATGCTGGGAGTCCCAAGACGGATCCCTTCCCATCCCCGCTTGATGAACGTTCGATATGTCCGATAGTCCAGGCCTGAATTCCCTCCGATTCGCATGCTTTTTCAGCCATGGAAACCGCTTCTTCGGGGACGATCAGGCAGTATCCAATTCCGAGATTAAACGTGTGCCAGAGGTCCCTTTCGGGGATGTCGCCGTAGGACTTCAGCCAGTCATAGATAGCCGGTCGTGTCCAGCTCGAGGGGTCCACGCTTGCCTTTAGGCCCTGTGGAAGGCAACGCGGCAGGTTCTCAGGAAGACCTCCTCCTGTGATGTGAGCCATTCCATGAATGGGTGTTCCTGCGTCGAGCAAGGCTTTTACATGGCGTCCATAGAGCTGAGTGGGAGTGAGCAAGGTCTCGATCAGAGGTTGCTCGCTGGGTCCGTATGTGGTGTCAGCATTGGCGCCAGCTTTTGTGAGCACCTTGCGGACCAGGCTGAAGCC
This window harbors:
- a CDS encoding aldo/keto reductase; this encodes MTGIGFGTWAWGNQLLWGYQPERDDPDLEATLIAAVQGGLSLVDTADSYGTGRLNGRSELLLGQFLRAMDPAQSRQLKVATKLAPFPWRLGRSGFKRAFDASKKRLGGHLDRIQLHWSTARYAPWQELPLLDGLGDLVEQGLVPELGLSNVGPKRLRFLHGHLLTRGIRLQSVQVQLSLLAPEPVLSCELAQVCQELGVELLAYSPLALGILAIPPGVQGNTSTLLRSRLFQRLLPASEDLRSLMGEIAAQRSASMAQVALNWCRAHGACPIPGLRRPAQALDAAAALHWSLNATERQSLDQLSQRTAARMPANPFQSA
- a CDS encoding histidine phosphotransferase — its product is MAFDRIQRTTRRRASAGPTPPRRPLGGNYDRASGHRQGPRPTFLALKDHGKVFVADMPFLSDGQLANITKEAAEVLESLERRIVELEEIADQPIADRDTLIKACTKRDVTHRFLRAIEEEQQQRRDNPAVLSAAGESLPRTFLEIARHRLPGATFDSLLQEALNACEQSKVQEESSDPSPVIPETPVPPVKIIPFQSKSSSLPVVVSPDPDPADQAL